The following are encoded in a window of Castanea sativa cultivar Marrone di Chiusa Pesio chromosome 5, ASM4071231v1 genomic DNA:
- the LOC142636479 gene encoding coniferyl alcohol acyltransferase-like, with product MHTEIRDFTVTVTKKEVVVAAQFPNQEHWLPLSNLDICLVPPLDFSLYFCYTKPTCGDNWTFGSKVEVLKKALAKALVPYYALAGEIVPNSVGELEILCNNRGVDFIEGFADIELQNLNLYRADETIGCKLVPKKKNGMLAVQATRFKCGGLMVACTFGHKIMDGYSASMFLISWAEIAQSKPLSSLPTFCRSLLNPRIPGSFDSSLENLCIPITLFHPNPIKEPNLGGNNFVSRGYIVKANIINQLQSLASTNECKRTKVECFSALLWKIIAKSGTADKNISKLGILVDGRTRIGRGDEEKTKILASYFGNLWSIPYGSKTVDDLIDKPLSWVANEVHGIGESGMMSEHFLGLLDWAAAHRSVPSLPKIYACGSREGPALVVSSLLRLPLSKVQFGWGRPTCVSAYFPWGGDAGYVLLVQSPSGNGDWVVYMYILKEELELIEREAGHIFRPLTLGYFNEFEQEPLVR from the exons ATGCATACAGAGATAAGAGACTTCACGGTGACTGTGACCAAGAAAGAGGTGGTGGTGGCAGCACAATTTCCAAATCAAGAGCACTGGTTACCACTATCTAATCTAGACATATGCCTTGTGCCTCCATTAGATTTTAGTCTCTACTTTTGTTATACGAAGCCAACTTGTGGAGACAACTGGACATTTGGGTCAAAGGTTGAAGTTCTAAAGAAGGCCTTGGCAAAAGCTTTGGTTCCATACTACGCTCTTGCTGGTGAGATAGTTCCAAATTCTGTGGGTGAACTTGAGATTCTTTGCAACAACCGTGGGGTAGACTTCATTGAAGGTTTTGCAGATATAGAACTTCAAAACCTCAACTTGTATAGAGCTGATGAGACCATTGGCTGCAAACTTGTACCCAAGAAGAAGAATGGCATGCTGGCTGTTCAG GCTACTAGGTTCAAATGTGGTGGACTTATGGTGGCATGCACTTTTGGCCATAAAATAATGGACGGATACTCGGCCAGCATGTTTCTTATCTCGTGGGCTGAGATTGCTCAATCTAAACCTCTCTCTTCACTACCAACATTCTGCCGATCATTGCTTAATCCTCGAATCCCCGGTTCCTTTGATTCTTCTCTTGAAAACTTGTGCATCCCTATCACATTGTtccacccaaacccaatcaaaGAGCCAAACCTGGGCGGCAATAACTTTGTTAGCCGCGGGTACATTGTCAAAGCCAACATTATCAACCAACTCCAATCACTAGCCAGCACCAATGAATGCAAAAGGACTAAAGTTGAGTGTTTCAGTGCACTCCTATGGAAAATTATTGCCAAAAGTGGTACGGCTGACAAAAATATATCCAAACTAGGCATTCTTGTTGATGGAAGGACAAGAATTGGCCGTGGAGAcgaagagaaaacaaagatatTGGCTTCTTACTTTGGAAACCTGTGGTCCATTCCCTATGGAAGCAAGACCGTAGATGATCTTATTGACAAACCGTTGAGTTGGGTAGCAAATGAAGTTCATGGAATTGGGGAAAGTGGAATGATGTCTGAGCATTTCTTGGGTTTGTTAGATTGGGCGGCGGCTCATCGTTCAGTTCCCAGTTTGCCAAAGATATATGCCTGTGGGAGCAGAGAAGGTCCTGCTCTTGTGGTTTCATCTCTTTTGAGGCTTCCATTATCAAAGGTGCAGTTTGGATGGGGAAGACCAACATGTGTGTCAGCCTATTTCCCATGGGGTGGAGATGCTGGGTATGTGTTGCTAGTGCAAAGCCCTTCTGGAAATGGTGATTGGGTCGTGTACATGTACATATTGAAAGAGGAATTGGAATTGATCGAACGTGAAGCTGGTCATATATTTAGGCCTTTGACTTTGGGATACTTCAATGAATTTGAACAAGAACCTCTCGTTAGATAA